gaacagaaagaaaaggagatgtTCTTCCTTCACCTTTATATGTATATGGAAATACACATTTAATATTACTATATTACAAAAAGTAAACATaattatatatcacatatatatgccATGTTGGAACCATTACTTTTAGGTACTTAACAGATTTTTATCAACTTTAATTCTAATGACAACTTGACAAATAAGTATTGCTTTATCCTACTTTTCCATTTGAGACTTAAAAATTGAACAAATTACCAAACTTATATCTGGGTTAAATGATATGGTGATATATTTATACTCCTACATTTAAAAGTAGTTCCTCCAAAATCTTATCTGGCACTTTCCATAAGAACTCTTGGAACATTAGTAGCCTTGACCGTGCTGCTGTGTAGATCTAAGATGTTTTGGATTTCTTAAAGCCTTATATCTATCACCAATAcaagtaatattaatataatatctcTGCTCTTTCTTATTCCTGTAAGTGTTCCAAGAGTCAAGCACATTGCTTCAGGATCTTGAGATGAAATCATCCTGGATTTAGACtgagccctaaatccaatgactgagGCCCTCAtaaaagagacacacagaggtgAAGCTGCGTAAAGACAGAagcaaagggacttccctggtggtccagcggctaagactctgtgctcccagcataaggggcccaggttcgatccctggtcagggatctagatcccacatgctgcaaccgaGTTTTCGTACTGCAACTACAGATCCTGcactacaactaagacctggtgcagccaaaaaattaaataaatattaaaaaaaaaaaaatacagaaacagagaCAGGAGAGATGTGGCCACAAGCTAAGGAACACCAGGCAcccccagaagctggaaggaTCTTCCTCTCTAGCCATGGTAGGGAGCACGAGCCTGCCAACACCTTtatctcagacttctggcctccagactgtgagagaaTCCATTTCTTTTAAGCTACCAAGTTGGTGGTAATTTGGTTTGGCAGCACTAGGAAACTGATACAGTATGTCTGTGCTTCTATATGAAACATGGGATTTTTTTGTGTTCCCCTAATccctctaatggagaaggcaatggcaacccactccagtactcttgcctggaaaatcccatggacgaaggagcctggtaggctgcagtccatggggtcgcaaagagtcggacacgactgagcgacttcactttcactttttactttcatgcactggagaaggaaatggcaacccactccagtgttcttgcctggagaatcccaaggacgggggagcctggtgggcttccgtccatggggtcacacagagtcggacatgactgaagtgacttagcagcagcagcagcagagggtggtGTGGTCCCTGTCAAACATGCTCTTGAgacttttaaacaaacaaacaaaaaaaccaagagtcaggcacaataCTGGAAGTGAAGATGTGCTGAAAATCTacattataaatgtaaattttcctGAGTCATGTCCTTTTATAAACCATGAAGGTGAGTGACATGGacacaaagaaatgggaaattaCTCAGCTGTGACTGAATTCTTCCTGGTGGGGCTTTCCCAATACCCAGCACTCCAGTTTTGTCTGTTCATGCTCTGCCTCATCATGTACATGATCATCTTCCTAGAAATAGCCTCCTCATTTTCATCAGCATACTGGATTCTTGCCTCCACACTCCCATGTATTTCTCCCTTGGGAACCTCTCATTCTTAGACATCTGTTACACGTCATCATCCATCACCTCAATGCTCATTAAAAGCATTGGGTCTGAGAGAAAATCCATCTTTTTCATTGGCTGTGCTCTGCAGATGGTTGTCTCTCTTGGGTTAGGCTCCACTGACTGTGTCCCCCTGGCTGTGATGGCATATGATCAATACGTGGCCATCTGCAACCCCCTAAGGTACCCCATCATCATGAACATGGTGCTGTATGTGCACATGGCTACATGGTCTTGGATCATAGGTTGTCTGACTTCTCTATTACAGACAATTATAACAATGATATTGCCTTTCTGTGGTAATAATATCATTGATCATATGACCTGTGAGATCTTGGCCCTTCTTAAATTCATCTGTTTGGCTATTACCATCAATGTGATTATCGTAACAGTGACAAATATTGTTATACTGGTGATTCCTGTACTATTAATTTTCATCTCCTATGTTTTCATCCTCTCTTCCATCCTGAGAAGTAATTCTgctgaagggagaaaaaaaaagtcttttctatACTGTTCAGCCCACCTGACTGTGGTCATCTTATTCTATGGTTCAGCCCTTTTTATGTACATGAAGCCCAAGTCAAAGGACACAAACACTTCTGATAGATAATTGGACTGTCTCATGGAGTGGTAACCCCAATGTTGAACCCCATCATCTACATCTTGAGAAATAAGGAGGTGAAAGAAGCTGTGAAGAAAGTCTGAGTCAACACTTGCATCTATGGAAAATGTGAAAGGACACGAGGCATATTATATCCTCAGTATGGGACCAGATCAGGTCTTCTGTATTCTGAGATGATGTCATAGAACCTGGTGTCAAGAAAACTTACCAGCTTATAAGTCCAAAGATGAGATTCCCATTCTTTTAAACACAGAATGTTCATGTAAACCTTCTGAACACTGTCTTGTTGGCAgagtttttaattgttttcagcTCAGGCAATTGGGCCCATATAAAGCACAtggcttttctcttctctctcttcctttctctgctcTCTTTTCCCTATTTCCTCCTACTTCTTAtcctttcccctcctccatctactttcttcctctccctttcctccagGAATGTTTACACTTCCCTACTTTCTGGTTTtcatttggtggctcagtggtaaagaatccaccagccaaagcaggagacacaggttttatccctgggtcaaaaagatcccctggagaaggaaatagctgcccactccaggattcttgcctgggaagtcccatggacagagaagcctgacgagctacagtccatggggtcacaaaagagttggacacaacttagcaactaaacaacaacaacttttctaaaattttccatCATTCCTCTCTGATAATCTTTCATGCTTCTGTATTGCTTAAGCTGTCAATACACTTTGCCCACAAATAATAGACATAAACCACCCAAAGCTATTATAAactattgactatattccttatACTGTATACATCCCtatgacttgtttatttt
This portion of the Bubalus bubalis isolate 160015118507 breed Murrah chromosome 3, NDDB_SH_1, whole genome shotgun sequence genome encodes:
- the LOC112583964 gene encoding LOW QUALITY PROTEIN: olfactory receptor 13D1 (The sequence of the model RefSeq protein was modified relative to this genomic sequence to represent the inferred CDS: inserted 3 bases in 3 codons) gives rise to the protein MGNYSAVTEFFLVGLSQYPALQFCLFMLCLIMYMIIFLXNSLLIFISILDSCLHTPMYFSLGNLSFLDICYTSSSITSMLIKSIGSERKSIFFIGCALQMVVSLGLGSTDCVPLAVMAYDQYVAICNPLRYPIIMNMVLYVHMATWSWIIGCLTSLLQTIITMILPFCGNNIIDHMTCEILALLKFICLAITINVIIVTVTNIVILVIPVLLIFISYVFILSSILRSNSAEGRKKKSFLYCSAHLTVVILFYGSALFMYMKPKSKDTNTSDXIIGLSHGVVTPMLNPIIYILRNKEVKEAVKKXLSQHLHLWKM